The following are from one region of the Corylus avellana chromosome ca1, CavTom2PMs-1.0 genome:
- the LOC132172089 gene encoding uncharacterized protein LOC132172089, which translates to MEPTKNREDMQMANFRSTLETCQLEDLGYVGSHFTWRNMQEEEHFIKERYEAAWKENKDYNVIIRKVGKAKNRQIEGGKCITRKLEESKQAMFKWRRANRDASKVAINNLTEQLHGLQGAKGELDMVEVRAIKRKLQECMEVEDLKWRQRAKETWLVQGDKNSKYFHACASQRRSANKITSIADKGGNIFTTPQAVEEIFLQYFQGVLTTSNPSGVEECIEVIPGVVNEAMNQELMQAVTMEEVIKPNLITNGASQGPGTGWLSG; encoded by the exons ATGGAGCCCACAAAAAACCGAGAGGACATGCAAATGGCTAATTTTAGATCAACTTTGGAGACGTGCCAACTGGAGGATCTTGGTTATGTGGGTTCACATTTTACTTGGAGGAACATGCAAGAGGAGGAACATTTTATTAAGGAGAG GTATGAAGCAGCATGGAAAGAAAACAAGGATTACAATGTAATAATACGGAAGGTCGGAAAGGCAAAAAATAGGCAGATTGAGGGGGGGAAGTGCATCACTAGAAAATTGGAGGAAAGCAAGCAGGCCATGTTTAAATGGAGAAGAGCTAATAGAGATGCCTCAAAAGTAGCTATCAACAATTTGACGGAACAACTCCATGGTTTACAAGGAGCTAAGGGGGAGCTGGATATGGTGGAAGTTCGGGCTATTAAAAGGAAGCTTCAGGAGTGCATGGAGGTGGAAGATCTAAAGTGGCGCCAAAGGGCCAAGGAGACGTGGTTAGTGCAAGGAGacaagaattcaaaatattttcacgcATGTGCTTCTCAACGACGGAGTGCTAATAAAATTACATCCATTGCTGATAAAGGGGGAAACATTTTCACTACCCCGCAGGCAGTGGAGGAGATTTTTCTCCAATATTTCCAAGGGGTTCTAACAACATCCAACCCCTCAGGAGTGGAGGAGTGCATTGAGGTGATTCCGGGCGTTGTGAACGAAGCCATGAACCAAGAATTGATGCAGGCCGTGACCATGGAAGAAGTAATTAAGCCAAACCTTATCACAAATGGCGCCTCTCAAGGCCCCGGGACCGGATGGCTTTCCGGCTAG